Within Bactrocera oleae isolate idBacOlea1 chromosome 6, idBacOlea1, whole genome shotgun sequence, the genomic segment AGATAACGGTACAATTTCCGAGTAAATTTTTCGGATTGGGCCACTAAagtatatagctaccatacaaactgaccgataataATCAAATTCTTATAAGTTAAcgctttcttattttatataattttataacagcAGTCGATTAATTAACTGATATAGCGCAACTGATTTAATGTAACATATATTTAGTTCATTTCGAAAATCCTTGGATAAGCGAGTTTCCATTTAAATCTTGACCCTAAGATAATGATTTGTGTAAGGATTTTGGATCAGTTGTTACTGACAGTACGGGAGTTTGTGAAAGTTGTAATTTTGCCAAGAGTTTTTTGGATTATTTTAGAAAGCAGCGTTTCAGTAATGTCTAAAATAGTAATATAGTTTATCACTAGCCACTTCCGCATTTCTTTATCACTGGGGTTCTTTATATTAAGTTGCTGCGACATAAGGTTTTTTCTGTAATACAAAGTGCACAGTATACATGATGCAACCAGTTCGAAAAAGCAAATCTGGCACCTTtatcaaaattgaaagttcgCAAAAGGATCTCTGTTGTTTATTacatttgtggattttttttttaattttataggatAGGCCAAGAATAGATCACTTTTGAAATAATCCGTTTGACTTTAAGGTTATTCGCAATTAATAAATTCGTATTTTTACACGTTACATTCTCTTTTTGTGCCGTTCTAACagaaatcgattatttttctaTCTATCTCCTCAGTGTGAGTACTAAAAGGAATtgttttgcacatttttatgtttgaaaatgcaaaCTTTCAAAGCgaactttttaatactttcatGCAAGGGCGTCAGCCAGCATAAAATTAGCAGTGCAAACTGTATTTACTACATTACCGAAAAATCTTATTCTAATTCATCTGCTATGATGTTCTGGCAATTAATTTTAGAGCCTTGCCTATGACCTCTGTTCTCAGAGTTCTTTAGAATGGAGACAACATACTTGATTTTACTGAAATTGTTCAAGAATTTGTAAAATGAAACGAAAAGAATAATCTTCATTGAAATTCAATAATGCGCTCCTCCGTCACTACAGACATTATTCCATTATGACCAATAGTTTGATTGCGAAGAACCGAGCGTTTTAACGGCATCTATAATATTTTACCTGTTTAACTCATTTTTACAGCTTATATCGTTTACCAGGTTTGCAGCAGATGTTTTCCGTCaattcaaatatgtataatgTAGAATGCATGGAAAcaatttctatatatttgtgatattaatgaagtaatcaattaatacattaatttttatttatagttatgATGTAATGGAGCGTTCTCGTAATAGGATCCGAATTCGGGTGGCAAATATAATGATAGCGCTTACGGTATTGGGTTGCTGCATTATGGTTTATAGTGGTAAACAAGCTGCAAAAAGTGGCGACTCTGTAGTCAAACAAAATCTGGAttggcataaaaaatataatgaagtaTCAAAAAAAGCTTAGATTTTCAGTAATTATGTATTGtttttgctgcaaaaagtggctTTTCTGCAGAAAAAGAAAATCTGGATTGTCGCaagaaatataacaaataatcaattgtaaatgttttcaaatatttatctaCATAAAGAAATTAGTTattcttaatatattttatattgttttttaatgtaGTGTTTGCTTTCCTGGCATCTTATTAAAACTTTATCTTTATTTGTGAATAAACGAATTCTGCTTACGACAGCTAAttggtaagtaaaattttaaaacaaaaaagaaaaaactaattaattgaATTCATACATATTGATCAACTTAAACAGTTAAAGGTAAGGTCTGGGCTGATTGCTATATCTTTTCGCACAACTCGAAGTATTTTCGAGAGCAACAaccaattttatgaagataacttACACAAATATTTGGCATAAGGTCAGCTAAAATACTCTATATAAAGTGTACAGAAGCATGGGTAATTCATGGAACGTTTTCACACATATTCAGAataatacctacatacatatatctagtATCATACGTCCAATtagttttgctaagatatcttacatagtTACCgaaattttcggtaaaaagttaaccaagtttgcttaaaattggtcaagtagtttcTGAGATAAAGGATTTCATCAGAGATTCCTATGAAGTCCTTATTGATCACATTGGCTGTGCAATttatggtaaatgtatagtttaggttccCCAACGAGGAGgccttgaaaattatattttttttaatcgtcttAATTTGGCGGGAAGATGACAAATAAGTGAGCGGAAAgtctatttaaatttaatttttccaaaactttacaaaaaatatacacactTTGTACATATCCTTTTGCGTCAAACTCGGCGgagctttaaataaataatcctCGTCGGTTCAACACCGGGGTATCCATAGTTCTTTTGCCTGCTGAAAAGAGTTCGATGCAAAAGAACTGTGGAAACTGGTGTTGGACCGACTaggattttttttgaagcgcggcgaAGGCTGCCAGTACAGAAAGGAACTCGACGCGAATGAATTGTGAaaaccccggtgttggaccgaccgaggttttttttcttgattttttgaatttcgaTCTTGAGGTCGGCttcgttgggggacctaaacgaTACATTTATCACAATAAATTCGGtaaaatactgaagaaatgtaacagtcactATTTCTTTTGCAccgcgatctgatggtatggacgtaTAGAGGAAAACCTCGAACTGTTTCCGCAACGGGCGGTCTGCGGTCGAtttaccctggtcggtccaacccCGGGGTGTCTATAGTAGAACTGCAAACTATCAATAGTTTGCCCCCTTTAAATCTACATTTAAATTAAGAGACTATGGCTTTGtacatttcatttttatgaagtaatctttatatttattttaaaaaaatagcagaAAACACGAAATAGTTATTAAAGttacataaaaaatgtattcatgttattatataaatttttctgagAGCTGACGAggtagaaaaatataattttaagttttatgtgaaataagataaaaaatgtatacttaaaaaacgttttcatagactttattcgTCAATAATccacttatttttgtttaaagatAAGAATTTATTGACGGTTTTAGACTTCAGCCTGGCTAAATATTTTCTTCGACGTGGTAGAAGTAGCTGGTACACAAAGGTATCGACTGGCACAGATGTTGAGAGACATTGAatcatttttgttgctttgtaatagaaaaataaataaatttataagagACATTTGGTGCCAAAACTATGCattacataaacatatttttatattatatatctaaagATGTTTACGTTTTCAAAATACCTTTAAAAGTAATTACCTTCCAATAGTCCAAAGATGAAGCATTTGGCCGCTCGAGACGGACTGCAATTATTGCATCCACTCGGTTTGATTCAATcttctcttaatttttttttcattgaggaAACATCAGCGATTGAGGAGGAacgaaaattttctcttttgcGTCCAAAATACTTGCCTTTTTTGTGACGGTGCGGTTTTCGTAATGAAAAAGACGTATTTTTATGCGCTCTATCAAAAAACTAGCCAATACAAACTCGGCAGATGTTTTCACGAAAATAGTGGAATTATCAAAGAAATGCTGACAGTGTTGCTAGATGAAGTTTGCGCAGTAGCATCTTAAAAAGGAGCAAGGGGTTTGCATAAATCCGCTAAAATCAATACCTCGTCGGCAATGAGTGGTGATGGAGCCTTTGAGTTACAAAGTAGTCCTTTCGAAATTGAATCACTGGTTGCTTAAACACGTTTCACCATAAAATTGGCACTATGGCTTGGATGGTTCTAACataataaaagtgtataaaatagtagtattaaataatatttttattattttaaaaatgtacataCGCCAAACCAAGGATGATTTTACACCTAATTAATCGAAACCTTCGTGCAACCAAGGTTAGAACGAGAGAATGATTTAACACCTATTGAAAGGATttggagatattacagaccattccaaactgcgaggcgaaaAGTTATAacacgttgatgggtgcattagaaagacggaatgatagtgagcacaggaagcagatttTCCAAATCGAGGTGCAAAATCGCCCCAAGAAAATCAACGAGTCTGTACAGAGTTTTCTACAAAGAGGTTAGCTCAcctagcttatgcacataagtCCGCGGAGTTCATCGAGGAAACGAATATTCGGATCTTCATTACTGGAATAGCATGTTCAAAATTGACCATTTCGGAAACCGTTTCCCATGATCTCACACAGAAAACTGCATCCCTACTTAGCAATCTTAAAGCCCATAAATTGGAAatagaaaaatacaaattacgtgaaaaaattaacaacatgcagaaagcactggaaattTGCAGAAGCGcttaagaaaaatgatggtgtggttaaatgcttcaacttcGAAAAAATGGCCATATTGCACGGAAAGCTGAGatgatcaagcaaatgtcaaatcaaaccgatcgttaaactaaagcgagccagccgaaaagggCACGGGCTGCCCCCCGCAAGCAAATTCCATGTAATCTTCATTTTACAAATAAGTAGGAATTCGAGTAACCTTGCCGTAATTGGATATGTAGacggtaaaaagcgcatactgactggaTACGGGGGCGTCACATTCAATAATTCGATCTAATCTAGTTATTAAGCAAATAAGACCGTTTGCTGGGCCAAAGTTGCGTGCTGCAACTGAAGAAGGTACtcaagttctcggaaaagtagTGTGTAAGGTCGTAATTGGAAAGACAGCaatgttacacaattttatagtctCAGATATTgtcgacgaagtcataattggagtagactttctgGCGAATCAAGTAATCAAAATGACATGAAGAATCAGATTATGATCTGtacaaatatggaagtgccacttataTTCGGTTCGGATAACAAGTAATACGTTAGACGAGTTAAAATAACAGAGAGCTCGCAGATTCCAtcaaaatcagaagcagttatttgggcagaaatagatggagatTATAGGACAAGCAAATTACGGGTTGTAGATGCAACAGAAGAATCTGCTGcaaacttacttataggcaaaaTCGTGACTTTGACAAGACCAGATAAACGtattccagtaagagtacttaatgagtgcaagtcaCCAATCAAACTATCCAAAGGAGCTATATTAGGGCAGTGGCAAAAGATTGAGGTCGAAATatgtcttgaggaagattccattgACGAAAACAAGGTATTGTCCAAATTGATGCATTGACCCAGAAATTAGGGGCAAACCATTAAAATAAGGCTAAATTACTCCCTCTCAGAGACTTATCCATATTTGTAAAGACGATTCCAAATCAGGAAGAgtcaaagttgtgaaacatttattaacacaggtgatgcaagaccatTCCGCCAGGCTCCTTGAAGCGTTCCATTAGCAAAACGTGAAGACGGACCGGtttgctgtacatgaaacaacagGGCAAACAACAGCAAGAGTAATTTTTGGTAACGATCTTCGTTTACAGATTGATTTTAAGTTGATAGTTAACGCTATCGAAGGAAGGAATGCTAAAGAAGtaaatagcatcctagaagacgataTGAGGGATATATGTGCATTGcgctgtctcccaaattacagtgtagtTTGGAAAGACCATACCAGGTAATTAAACGTCTcaacgatgtagtgtatcgTGGTGTATAAAATGAAGGAAGTTCATCTGGACCAGTTTGCAGCGTATGGTACGGCCATGTGTCTAATCAGGAcaatcagacttaggtggagagAAATTCGTAGTTAACAGAATGTTCGAATAGCTAAGTTTTTGTAACAATCTACTAATAGGAGCTGCCGGATTGTACAGCagagacagttctaattagagtacTGCTTAGTAAAGAGTTATAAgtaataagttgtaaactcgaataacaATCTAGTGAAAGAACTCAAGAATGAGTTACAAGgcagacgatttatcgagaaatctgtCAAAATACTAAGACACTCATGAAAAGTAGCAtggtttttgcgctttttttagCACAGCTGACactgattttttattatatattaaaaattaaaaactcatattaaAGACAGAAGCTGATACTTAACAAAGCACAACTCGATATTTTGAAATTCGACAGTCTAAACTATTGCATACTCAAAAGctgaaaaatacaatttttgacaaataaattaataaatatatagtttacCTTTTATTAGTTAGTACAAATATCcttgttttgttttaagaattgaaatttttgttgtttacgaAAACGTTATAAAGAGACGTTTTCTGTCATGCCGAAAATACTGGCAACTACGTAGTTCGCGTTGCTGATTTTATGCTGGCTAAGGCCCCTGCATACAACGGTTAAAAACTGCgcatttcaaaatttgaaatttgaaacataaaaattaatgaaatatgagAAACAATCCCTACTAGTCCACACCCTGGCGAGTTAGATAGCAAAAGTTATCGATTTCTATTAGAAATGTACAAAAAGAGAACTTAtcgtgtaaaaattaaaagtttaataatTGTGAATAGCTTAAAAGTCAAACGGATatccaataaaatttaaagataaATCCACATTcgtaataaaacaataatattaaaattatatttaaaacaaataaggaagtactaagttcggatgtaaccgaacattttatactctcgcatagtcaaatggcattctcgtttgagatttctttatatattttaataattagaagtaggaactgttgcatcagttatttacattcagtgaaattaattagaacaatttgtaaatcgttcttgtgtttttttgCATACGCTTATAatcgattttatatagaatgaattgCAACTGTATTgatgtatgaaaagaaatcgttttttgacaatgaataacatattttatttattttatcgatattatcaTACATGTTCagcttaaatataataaatattaacaactttaaaaattatattattataataatttgtatataatacttacaatattaaacaaatatatctaaattaaattccttttctccttatactattaatttctatcatatctttatacaataatgtctcatataataacaaattatacatataatttaaattttcttaattaggatttacatatttttcttaaaatcatcttaaaaactattgcaattagtctgaaaactttagttcggcaggtgtagttaaatattctacaccaagcagggaactaaagttttttttcttggagcagatttcctattgtagtccctgtagacattaaaccaatgttaaaatctccaacaattagcacattttgattgcataactcagtagtacggacttcctgaagttccaCAATTAAACGTCTGACGGGGTatgctgaatttctgtatagaaccagaatattaatattgaaacatttaaacaaatctgcttctaaaactttgtcCTGAATAAACTTTCTTTACAGcatttggttctatagagcgaGCAatactttgcatatattataattccccgtttatttctgttgctagtttccgtgctatctatcctcagctcgttaatttaGTAAATCcttgtatatcaaaattttcgcaaggataactccaagtttctacaaaacataaaatatttgaagatagcatcaaacagtctcTTTTTATGTCATTAATTTGAGCGTGAAgactgaacattatggaataaaacttaaagtcctgatgttcgggaaatcataaaattgaaacttgttgtcagagctttatttgtgttcaattccctcagttccctaaatacataatccgattcagaaaatttgttaggaggaataaaatttcctatgatgaatagaccttctgcggTAGTAGTTCGACTACAATAGTATGaattacaactttattatacttATGTGGCACCGgaacaacaaaaaacttatttctttcaattgaaatttgttcatttcttttataatgaacttctttagaactttttcaattggtgtccaagaactttctagaggatgaggcttttttgatcgtgctatcaaaccaacagaagttccaaaaatttaatccacagagttGTTGGAAAAAAACAATAGAAATCAATTTGAATAAGTTGtgcagctgccccattaactaTGATGGCTTGGTGTatacgtgtttatattcactataatcatatattttgggaaggtttttagtgtcaattcatagggcagtccgtgcgtttcagaagtttttaaaagtgtaattctttccaaaatattcacATTTTCACTTAAACCAATTTCTTTAACTGAGTATTGTgtagttgaaaggatagcttccgTTGGGATTCGACttagcttaagggcattgaaattatttgtctctttattggaccaaaaaaatgtatggtaTCATCAGGAACttcctcgaaattaactactcgagtttcagtGAGTGAattgtcctcatttgtcatagtaccaggtggcatatggtttaatgcaattgcaaaggcccgATTCTCCCGTTGtgtcattatttctgttaattcaaagggGAACCAGCTAAAGTGCTATATAAATCATAGGGATAAGGAGATAATATCCACCTATCTTCAACAGGTGAGAaatgcttcaaatcaccaaacactatgttCAATACACCACCGAaagggctgtctgttttgaaaatttgttttaatctcgcatgaacagagctaaacatacgagcgcCTAcgatcgatatttcatcaatgatgattaattttaaatcgataagtctggaatacaatgaattagctgtgtcattgctaagtggaaTCAACTCTCTAtttaactgattaacaggtaaagagaatattgaatgaacggtcattccacctattccgaatgctgctttacccgtaggggcgcaaagaagaacttttaaggaacttggattggatccaggtgtagaatcataacgatggttaagagcttgatatattgcagatatcaaacgactatttcctacacctgcactgCGCGCAACCAACTAATAAAATAAGCGATAgattctttgcttagtatttagactttgaactaaagaaaaaaattcctcAGCTGGAATTAAAGAGGGTAGTTCGATAAATCTAATATTGCAATTATATTCAGTGCCATTATTATCGTtaaatcttcaccatgcaagttcatcaaatttatatttgggtttatttctggaagtgccaacactctgaactcgttttccacgataggtagttcattttgagcaccttcctctatctctatttcattataaagactttctagaacattttcaagttttctTT encodes:
- the LOC118680215 gene encoding UPF0389 protein CG9231 — encoded protein: MYWIVNIVANQKYCGENFKIGKFFSQQTGKAIHSHSPNNLEKRFLVWSGKYKAVEEVPSHVSYDVMERSRNRIRIRVANIMIALTVLGCCIMVYSGKQAAKSGDSVVKQNLDWHKKYNEVSKKA